One Clavelina lepadiformis chromosome 1, kaClaLepa1.1, whole genome shotgun sequence genomic region harbors:
- the LOC143459058 gene encoding uncharacterized protein LOC143459058: MEPARREMFILIAVWFVLILTWITILPTNDQNKMTQGLERPLVMKNPHGKGTSTAFPPERFKPQSICEKTDENIIKESCHYSSSNHQTCIKNCDKSNENSTDFLERDEDNGKPRSKSSECIQVEKT, from the exons ATGGAACCAGCACGTCGTGAAATGTTTATTCTAATTGCAGTTTGGTTCGTCCTCATACTGACATggataacaatattaccaactaATGATCAG AATAAGATGACGCAAGGCCTTGAACGACCTTTAGTGATGAAAAATCCACACGGAAAAGGAACTTCAACGGCTTTTCCTCCCGAAA GATTCAAGCCACAATCCATTTGTGAAAAAACAGATGAAAACATTATAAAAGAGAGCTGTCATTACAGCAGCAGTAATCACCAAACCTGCATCAAGAATTGCGACAAG TCAAACGAGAATTCTACCGACTTTTTGGAAAGAGATGAAGACAATGGAAAGCCAAGGTCTAAATCTTCAGAATGCATCCAAGTTGAAAAAACTTGA
- the LOC143459048 gene encoding 3-oxo-5-alpha-steroid 4-dehydrogenase 2-like: MPDVETLVYVFSVLELFSALISIVAYNKDIAAAYGKHSREGNTVIDARLAWIIQEAPSFLIAFSVTNQAGFENIGYANKVIVGLFMAHYFFRSFIYPILIMNKNSKPFSVRVMLFGIIFTSMNGYAIANYEVFFGKLPDTWTSSLQFNAGVLIWLLGFSINVHSDRILRNLRKPGDTDYKIPRGGAFEFVSGANYFGEIVEWWGLAIASGFHFPVTCFALATTGNIGTRSLAHHNYYKKKFKDYPLNRKAFIPFIM; the protein is encoded by the exons ATGCCAGACGTAGAAACTCTTGTTTATGTGTTTTCTgtattagaacttttttccgCTCTAATCTCCATTGTAGCTTACAACAAAGATATTGCTGCAGCTTATGGTAAGCACAGCAGAGAAGGGAACACTG TTATTGACGCCAGACTGGCATGGATTATACAAGAGGCGCCTTCATTCCTTATAGCCTTCAGCGTGACCAATCAGGCAGGTTTTGAAAACATCGGATATGCAAACAAAGTGATAGTGGGCCTGTTCATGGCACATTACTTCTTCAG GTCGTTCATTTATCCCATTCTTATAATGAACAAGAACAGCAAGCCTTTCTCCGTGCGCGTGATGCTGTTTGGTATTATATTTACTTCCATGAACGGTTACGCCATCGCAAACTACGAAGTGTTCTTTGGAAAACTACCAGATACCTGGACGAGTTCTCTTCAATTTAACGCAG GTGTGTTGATTTGGCTTCTCGGATTTTCCATAAACGTTCACAGCGACCGCATCTTGAGAAACCTTAGGAAGCCTGGTGATACGGATTATAAAATTCCGCGAGGTGGAGCGTTTGAGTTTGTGTCAGGGGCAAATTATTTCGGTGAGATCGTCGAGTGGTGGGGACTCGCAATTGCATCCGGGTTTCATTTTCCGGTCACGTGTTTCGCCCTTGCAACCACGGGAAATATAGGAACAAGATCCCTTGCTCATCACAA ctACTACAAGAAAAAGTTCAAGGATTATCCACTCAACCGCAAAGCCTTCATCCCTTTTATTATGTGA